In a genomic window of Quercus lobata isolate SW786 chromosome 4, ValleyOak3.0 Primary Assembly, whole genome shotgun sequence:
- the LOC115985767 gene encoding uncharacterized protein LOC115985767, whose protein sequence is MNLVLPGVAREHLWSKGMLQNYTLWKWHGESAAVPTATECGSSHVQESLEQYGDFRGMLHDLCPTHGMPPEPMDEGETVQQPAQGPNDGAQKFYKMIDDVDKPLYAGCTKFSIFSAIVVLFQLKTLYGWMNKSFTMLLQLLMDMLPSDAKLPKDHYEAKKIVRDLGLGYEKIHACPNDCMLFWKENVNLEACPCCKESRWKPNEASVTNNNASSSKGKKKAAKILRWFPLKPRLQRLFLSPNLASSMKWHANGRTEDGVMRHPADSDAWKMFDTTHLQFSSEPRNVRLGLAADGFNPFGMLSTTHSTWPVMLVPYNLPPWLCMKRSSLILSLVIPGPKSLGIAIDVYLQPLVEELRELWDVGVEAYDASSKNVFQLHAALMWTVHDFPAYADVSGWSTKGKFACPCCASETDSKYLKNGRKFCYMGHRRWLGSDHEFRKEDTLFDGFTDM, encoded by the coding sequence ATGAATTTGGTACTGCCAGGGGTGGCACGTGAACATCTTTGGAGTAAGGGGATGCTTCAAAATTACACACTTTGGAAATGGCATGGGGAATCGGCGGCTGTGCCAACTGCCACTGAATGTGGGAGTAGTCATGTCCAAGAGTCCTTAGAACAATACGGTGACTTTCGTGGGATGTTGCATGATTTGTGCCCCACGCATGGAATGCCACCTGAACCAATGGACGAAGGGGAAACTGTGCAACAACCGGCTCAAGGTCCAAATGATGGTGCACAAAAGTTTTACAAAATGATAGATGATGTGGACAAACCTTTATATGCTGGGTGTACAAAATTTAGCATATTCTCAGCCATCGTTGTGTTGTTCCAGTTGAAGACTCTTTATGGTTGGATGAACAAGTCATTTACTATGTTGCTTCAACTCTTGATGGATATGCTCCCTTCTGACGCTAAGTTGCCAAAGGACCATTATGAGGCTAAGAAAATAGTTCGAGATTTGGGTTTAGGGTATGAGAAGATCCATGCTTGTCCCAATGATTGTATGCTATTTTGGAAGGAGAATGTTAACCTCGAGGCATGTCCTTGTTGCAAAGAAAGTAGGTGGAAACCGAATGAGGCATCTGTTACAAATAATAATGCCTCATCTAGTAAGGGAAAGAAGAAAGCTGCAAAGATCCTACGCTGGTttcccttaaagccaagattGCAGCGATTATTTTTGTCACCCAACTTGGCTAGTTCTATGAAATGGCATGCTAATGGTCGTACAGAGGACGGGGTAATGCGGCATCCTGCTGACTCGGATGCATGGAAAATGTTTGACACTACGCATTTACAGTTCTCGTCTGAGCCTCGTAATGTCAGACTTGGATTAGCTGCGGATGGATTCAACCCCTTCGGAATGCTGAGTACTACTCACAGCACTTGGCCTGTCATGCTAGTCCCTTACAATCTCCCGCCTTGGTTGTGCATGAAACGGTCATCTTTGATTTTATCACTAGTTATTCCTGGACCTAAATCGCTAGGGATTGCAATAGATGTGTACTTGCAACCCTTAGTAGAAGAATTGAGGGAATTATGGGATGTTGGAGTAGAAGCGTACGATGCATCTTCAAAAAATGTATTCCAATTGCATGCAGCATTGATGTGGACGGTACATGACTTTCCTGCATACGCAGATGTGTCGGGTTGGAGTACGAAGGGTAAGTTTGCGTGTCCTTGTTGTGCCTCAGAGACCGACtccaaatatttaaaaaatggccGCAAATTCTGTTACATGGGACATAGGCGATGGTTGGGTAGTGACCATGAATTTCGGAAAGAAGATACTTTATTTGATGGATTCACTGATATGTGA